Proteins from a genomic interval of Psychrilyobacter piezotolerans:
- a CDS encoding DUF1934 family protein: MKLRIRTTDSFGENYDATFDATREDNKIGVKYTYSDEYAKVRIFILKDKVQIVRDGDIKSNKLLKANQRTAFSYRASYMNRNFEIFTKSLTIEDKKISALYSIIEENEVVNELTLKIDEL, from the coding sequence ATGAAACTAAGGATAAGAACAACAGATAGTTTTGGAGAAAATTATGATGCAACCTTTGATGCAACTAGAGAAGACAATAAAATAGGTGTTAAATACACATACTCCGATGAATATGCAAAGGTTAGAATATTTATCTTGAAGGACAAGGTGCAGATAGTAAGAGATGGGGATATAAAGAGCAATAAGCTTTTGAAAGCAAATCAAAGGACTGCTTTTTCCTACAGGGCATCATATATGAATAGAAATTTTGAAATTTTTACTAAATCTCTTACCATAGAAGATAAAAAAATCAGTGCTTTATATTCTATAATTGAAGAAAATGAAGTGGTGAACGAATTGACTCTAAAGATAGATGAACTATAA
- a CDS encoding amino acid ABC transporter ATP-binding protein, with amino-acid sequence MLEVKELHKNFGEVEVLKGIDFSLKKGEIVSIVGPSGSGKSTFLRCLNYLEEPTKGSITIDGLMQEAGNHKNRDIVAFRQKTSMVFQNYNLFKNKTALENITEALIIVKKIDKKSAEKKGREIIKKIGLEGKENFYPKELSGGQQQRIGIGRAMALENKLILLDEPTSALDPELVGEVLDLIRLLVSEHISMIIVTHEMKFAREVSDRVIFMEDGIIVDQGTPDEILVSPKNKRIEMFLGKI; translated from the coding sequence ATATTAGAAGTAAAAGAATTGCATAAAAATTTTGGAGAAGTAGAGGTCTTAAAAGGGATAGATTTTTCTCTGAAAAAGGGAGAGATTGTATCTATAGTAGGACCTTCCGGAAGCGGGAAATCAACTTTTTTGAGATGTTTAAATTATCTGGAAGAACCTACAAAGGGTTCTATAACAATAGATGGTTTAATGCAGGAGGCCGGCAATCATAAAAATAGAGATATAGTAGCATTCAGACAAAAAACATCCATGGTATTTCAAAACTATAATCTATTTAAGAATAAAACAGCTTTGGAAAATATAACAGAAGCTCTTATAATAGTAAAAAAAATAGACAAAAAATCAGCTGAAAAAAAAGGCAGAGAGATAATAAAAAAAATAGGATTAGAAGGAAAAGAAAATTTTTATCCTAAAGAATTGAGCGGAGGGCAGCAGCAAAGGATAGGAATAGGAAGGGCCATGGCTTTAGAAAATAAGCTGATATTATTGGATGAACCTACATCAGCTTTAGACCCTGAACTGGTAGGAGAGGTTTTAGACCTCATAAGACTATTGGTTTCAGAGCACATAAGTATGATAATAGTGACCCATGAAATGAAATTTGCCAGGGAGGTATCTGACAGGGTAATCTTTATGGAGGATGGAATAATTGTAGATCAGGGGACTCCCGATGAAATTTTAGTGTCTCCTAAAAATAAGAGGATAGAGATGTTTTTAGGAAAAATTTAA
- a CDS encoding amino acid ABC transporter permease → MDFKVEAMISLFPILFKALGLTLKITFISTFISVLLGILIAVIRFFKVKVLYEITGLFVSFFRGTPLLVQLFLIYYGLPQVFPIFINMSAFTATVLGLSLHFSAYMAETIRGALSSVDRGQLEAGYSVGMNTLQVMIRVVIPQGIRVAIPSIVNISIDLLKSSSLAFTLGLADIMAKTQLEAASSYRFLESYLAVALVYWGLVILLERIQKTLEIKLNRAY, encoded by the coding sequence ATGGATTTTAAAGTAGAAGCAATGATAAGTTTATTCCCAATTTTATTTAAGGCTTTGGGATTAACATTAAAAATAACATTTATATCAACATTTATATCGGTTTTACTGGGTATATTAATAGCAGTTATTAGATTTTTTAAAGTGAAGGTTTTATATGAAATAACAGGACTATTTGTGTCTTTTTTCAGAGGAACACCATTGCTGGTGCAGTTATTCTTAATTTATTATGGATTACCTCAGGTATTTCCTATATTTATAAATATGAGTGCCTTTACAGCTACGGTACTCGGACTTAGTTTACATTTCTCCGCTTATATGGCTGAAACTATAAGGGGAGCTCTATCGTCGGTAGATAGGGGGCAGTTAGAGGCAGGGTACTCAGTTGGAATGAACACCCTCCAAGTGATGATAAGGGTAGTCATACCTCAGGGGATAAGAGTTGCGATTCCTTCCATTGTAAATATTTCTATCGACCTGTTAAAATCTTCGTCACTGGCCTTTACCCTGGGGCTGGCCGATATTATGGCAAAGACCCAGTTAGAAGCAGCCAGTTCATACAGGTTCTTAGAGAGTTATCTGGCTGTGGCTTTAGTCTATTGGGGACTAGTGATTTTACTTGAAAGAATTCAAAAAACACTGGAAATCAAGTTGAATAGAGCTTATTAG
- the rlmH gene encoding 23S rRNA (pseudouridine(1915)-N(3))-methyltransferase RlmH: protein MVNVNIVCVGKVKEKYINMGIDEFTKRLSAYTKLKIIELKEDGNDKNRDQSMEKEAGQIIETISKNRGYSILMDIGGKKFSSEEMSKKIEQITVNGNSTINFIIGGSYGVTKEVRSAVDLRMSFSDLTFPHQLMRLILFEQVYRWFSILGNSKYHK, encoded by the coding sequence ATGGTAAATGTAAACATTGTTTGCGTAGGGAAGGTAAAAGAAAAATATATTAATATGGGAATAGATGAATTTACTAAAAGGTTGTCTGCCTATACGAAATTAAAAATTATCGAATTAAAAGAAGATGGAAACGATAAAAACAGAGACCAATCCATGGAGAAGGAAGCCGGACAAATAATAGAGACTATCTCTAAAAATAGAGGATATTCTATCCTAATGGATATAGGCGGGAAAAAGTTTTCATCGGAAGAGATGTCTAAAAAAATAGAACAAATAACAGTCAACGGAAATAGTACAATTAACTTTATTATTGGCGGATCCTATGGGGTAACTAAGGAAGTCAGGAGTGCTGTGGATTTAAGGATGAGTTTTTCAGACTTAACATTCCCTCATCAATTAATGAGACTTATATTGTTTGAGCAGGTTTATCGTTGGTTTAGTATATTAGGAAATAGTAAATATCATAAGTGA
- a CDS encoding tetratricopeptide repeat protein has product MKKLILFVTILLGVSIGSYGAVDNSKKIDEVNKKIIKELSLFYGGYEKIYSHGINRQNIAFLLGEVEPSGAKKVEYDFETIPNGEVISLGLDEKIEFKNISQIKKLKVVEKTHKNSLVDLKKEGENLRITFSSVGEYKLSFTEKNQMIKEIIFKKIAKYQPFPEDIEKNIEDSYNDGDFKFLNENLLLLKTFFPDSEEIEKGLFYALELNEKNKNYDAVRNISKILVSKYRLDDEKKEEIIEIYLNALKKLGETEEYLEFLERLSAYDKKYESEYLDASINYKNYSLGAVKLAETQILIESSPKVTNYLGDYYHQLKDYNKARNYYKTGENFEKLALIYLETGDKVSYENLKSEADPEQIDKIKKIEIKYLERKKLEKYIGNAEKYTREGRLQEAELYYKRSLEKDISSDLKSNIYYKLADLYYNLDEFELAEKNLKSIDIKVLDEEFFGGYYYLGGMIYYNLENYHESSGYFKTLIKKFPNTTLSNRGRIYILKIEKINKNKLEKEVEYESNS; this is encoded by the coding sequence ATGAAAAAATTAATATTATTTGTAACCATCTTGTTGGGGGTTAGTATAGGATCTTATGGTGCTGTAGATAATTCTAAGAAAATAGATGAAGTTAATAAAAAAATAATTAAAGAACTATCTTTATTCTATGGGGGCTATGAAAAAATATATTCCCATGGGATAAATAGACAAAATATTGCTTTTCTTTTGGGAGAAGTTGAACCTAGTGGAGCTAAAAAGGTTGAATATGACTTTGAGACCATTCCAAATGGGGAGGTAATAAGCCTGGGTTTAGATGAAAAAATTGAATTTAAAAACATATCCCAGATAAAAAAACTAAAAGTAGTGGAGAAAACACATAAAAATTCCCTTGTAGATCTAAAAAAAGAAGGAGAGAATCTGAGAATTACTTTTTCCAGTGTAGGAGAATATAAGCTATCTTTCACAGAAAAAAATCAAATGATTAAAGAGATAATTTTTAAGAAAATTGCAAAGTATCAGCCATTTCCTGAAGATATAGAGAAAAATATAGAAGATTCCTATAATGACGGTGATTTTAAGTTCTTGAATGAAAATTTACTGCTTTTAAAAACTTTTTTTCCAGATTCAGAAGAGATAGAAAAGGGTCTTTTTTATGCTTTAGAACTGAATGAAAAAAATAAAAATTACGATGCAGTGAGAAATATCTCAAAAATATTGGTGAGTAAATATAGGTTAGATGATGAAAAAAAGGAAGAGATAATAGAAATATATCTAAATGCCCTAAAAAAATTAGGTGAAACAGAGGAATACCTTGAGTTTTTAGAGAGATTATCTGCCTATGATAAAAAATATGAATCAGAATATTTAGATGCTTCTATAAATTATAAAAACTATAGTTTAGGAGCTGTTAAATTAGCTGAAACTCAAATTTTAATTGAGTCTTCTCCAAAAGTCACAAATTATTTAGGGGATTATTATCATCAATTAAAAGATTACAATAAGGCAAGAAACTATTATAAAACAGGTGAAAATTTTGAAAAATTAGCTCTGATATATCTGGAAACAGGAGATAAGGTCAGCTATGAGAACCTGAAATCAGAGGCAGATCCTGAACAAATAGATAAAATAAAAAAAATAGAAATCAAATATTTAGAGAGAAAAAAACTTGAAAAATATATTGGAAATGCAGAAAAATATACCCGTGAGGGGAGGCTGCAGGAGGCCGAACTATATTATAAACGATCTCTAGAAAAAGATATATCATCGGATTTAAAAAGTAATATCTATTATAAGCTGGCGGATCTGTATTATAATTTAGATGAATTTGAGTTGGCAGAAAAAAACTTGAAATCCATAGATATTAAAGTTTTGGATGAGGAGTTTTTTGGAGGTTATTACTATTTAGGTGGGATGATCTACTATAATTTGGAAAACTATCATGAGAGTTCCGGGTATTTTAAAACATTAATTAAAAAGTTTCCAAACACTACCCTCAGTAACAGGGGGAGGATCTACATATTAAAAATAGAAAAAATAAATAAAAATAAATTAGAAAAAGAGGTTGAGTATGAATCAAATAGTTGA
- a CDS encoding 4Fe-4S binding protein codes for MKIKVKRVRPAVQLGVLFFVTMAGILHQKLGGGPNGAPSIHALCPFGGIESFYSLVTRGDFIKKTFYSNIILVGGSTFLVVTLGRIFCGWICALGTLQDIFGKIGMKIFKKRYNVPKSLDSTLRYLKYIVLIGIIYFTWRTGQLVINSMDPFVAYSHITAGWEELLGEYLLGFGILMGMLLSSLFYDRLFCRYLCPLGAYYAILGRFSLLKIERDKNTCINCNKCDRGCPVGLDIASVNTVDKGECIGCMTCVEVCPTAKKSLEVNLMKKKISSGKLGIIGVAIFFGIILITKGLGIYQTTPKSLAGIFKGNPGNIRGWMTIQEVAQGFDIPLKKFYKELGVSMEELPPETTIKSSEEVLKSAGIDFDHDKIDEIITRLLPEGKDRDPSE; via the coding sequence ATGAAAATTAAAGTAAAAAGAGTCAGACCGGCAGTTCAGCTGGGAGTGTTGTTTTTTGTAACAATGGCTGGAATTTTACATCAGAAATTAGGCGGAGGACCAAATGGTGCACCTTCAATCCATGCTCTTTGTCCATTTGGAGGGATAGAGAGTTTTTATTCCCTTGTGACAAGGGGGGACTTTATCAAGAAGACATTTTATTCCAATATCATCCTTGTAGGAGGATCTACATTTTTGGTAGTTACTCTTGGAAGGATCTTCTGCGGGTGGATCTGTGCCCTGGGTACCCTGCAGGATATCTTTGGAAAAATTGGAATGAAGATCTTTAAGAAAAGATATAATGTACCTAAATCCTTGGATAGTACCCTCCGATACTTAAAATATATAGTCCTCATTGGTATTATTTATTTTACCTGGAGAACTGGTCAGCTGGTGATAAATTCAATGGATCCTTTTGTAGCTTACAGTCATATTACGGCAGGCTGGGAAGAGCTGTTAGGCGAATACCTTCTTGGATTCGGAATATTGATGGGGATGCTTCTGTCTTCCCTTTTTTATGACAGATTATTCTGCAGATATCTCTGTCCATTGGGAGCCTACTATGCGATTTTGGGAAGGTTTTCTCTGTTAAAAATAGAGAGGGATAAAAATACCTGTATAAACTGCAATAAGTGCGACAGAGGATGTCCGGTGGGACTGGATATTGCATCTGTAAATACAGTTGACAAGGGTGAATGTATAGGCTGTATGACCTGTGTAGAAGTCTGTCCCACTGCTAAGAAGTCTCTGGAAGTCAACCTTATGAAAAAGAAAATCAGTTCAGGTAAATTAGGAATAATCGGTGTAGCAATTTTCTTTGGAATAATTCTAATAACCAAAGGACTGGGGATATACCAGACTACACCAAAGAGTCTGGCTGGAATTTTCAAAGGAAATCCTGGCAATATCAGGGGATGGATGACTATACAGGAGGTAGCTCAAGGTTTTGATATTCCATTGAAGAAATTTTATAAGGAACTTGGAGTAAGTATGGAAGAGCTCCCGCCTGAAACAACTATAAAAAGCAGTGAAGAGGTCCTAAAATCAGCCGGAATTGATTTTGATCATGATAAAATAGATGAAATAATAACACGACTTCTCCCTGAGGGAAAAGATCGAGATCCATCGGAATAA
- a CDS encoding amino acid ABC transporter substrate-binding protein — MNKIKMLLLGILLGTLFIACGKEGSKKEVIRVGTSGGYFPFTYTENDELKGFDIDVWNEIGKRLGKEVEFKQAKFSGLFGMLDTGKIDTISNQITITDKRLEKYDFSVPYVYSGAQFFVAKGNPKGIKGIEDLAGRKVATEVGTNYEEIVRELSAKIDFETVVYNSGSLVKDVELGRVDTFMMDKVSIIELIKKNDLQIELLDKPAKYIANAFPFVKKEKNQKVMTEVNEALSEMRKDGTLIEISNKYFGMDITSN; from the coding sequence ATGAATAAAATTAAAATGTTATTATTAGGAATATTATTGGGAACTTTATTTATAGCTTGTGGAAAGGAAGGCTCTAAAAAAGAGGTTATCAGAGTAGGGACTTCTGGAGGATATTTCCCATTTACTTATACAGAAAACGATGAACTTAAGGGTTTTGATATCGATGTATGGAATGAAATCGGGAAAAGGCTGGGAAAAGAAGTAGAATTTAAACAGGCAAAATTTAGTGGTTTATTCGGGATGCTGGATACAGGAAAGATAGATACAATCTCTAATCAAATTACCATTACGGATAAAAGGTTGGAAAAGTATGATTTCTCAGTTCCTTATGTTTATTCTGGAGCCCAATTCTTTGTAGCCAAAGGAAATCCAAAAGGAATTAAAGGGATAGAAGACCTGGCAGGCAGAAAAGTTGCCACAGAAGTAGGGACAAACTATGAAGAGATAGTCAGGGAGTTATCTGCAAAAATAGATTTTGAAACAGTTGTTTACAATTCAGGAAGTTTAGTTAAAGACGTAGAATTGGGAAGAGTCGATACATTTATGATGGATAAGGTTTCAATCATAGAGTTGATTAAGAAGAATGATCTTCAAATAGAGCTGCTGGATAAACCGGCTAAATATATAGCTAATGCTTTTCCTTTTGTAAAAAAAGAAAAAAACCAAAAGGTTATGACTGAAGTTAACGAAGCTTTGAGTGAAATGAGAAAAGACGGGACTCTTATAGAGATTTCCAATAAGTATTTTGGAATGGATATAACTTCAAATTAA
- the lysS gene encoding lysine--tRNA ligase: MNQIVESNDHIVQDKWNKVEEIKAMGIEPFGRKYIKLNMVEDIINSEVEFDKDPENYNETFQTAGRIMAFRPAGKNAVFGHIEDQTGRIQFYIRKDVVGDESFEVMSKIGTGDFIGIKGGVFKTGKGEFTLRATDFEFLSKNIKPLPDKFHGLTDVETRYRQRYVDLIMNREVKDTFIKRTKIISHIRNILTQKDFLEVETPMMHPIVGGASARPFVTHHNTLDMQLYLRIAPELYLKRLIVGGFDKVFEINRNFRNEGISTRHNPEFTMMELYQAYADFEDMMDITEEIITSCAKEVLGTTDVVYNGKELKLEGFKRIHMVDIVKEVTGVDFWPEMSVEAAKELAKANEVHLAPHMDTVGHIINEFFEQKCEDTIVQPTFVMGHPVEISPLAKRTKDDGRFTDRFELFIDAREYGNAFSELNDPADQKGRFEEQVAEATKGNEEANAVIDEDYINALEYGLPPTGGLGIGIDRLVMLLTGAPSIRDVIMFPQMRKK; the protein is encoded by the coding sequence ATGAATCAAATAGTTGAAAGTAATGACCACATTGTCCAAGACAAGTGGAACAAGGTAGAAGAGATCAAAGCAATGGGAATCGAACCATTTGGTAGAAAGTACATCAAATTAAATATGGTAGAAGATATTATAAATTCAGAGGTTGAATTCGATAAAGATCCTGAAAATTATAATGAAACATTTCAAACTGCAGGAAGAATCATGGCATTTAGACCGGCAGGAAAAAATGCAGTATTTGGTCATATTGAAGACCAGACTGGAAGAATCCAATTTTATATCAGGAAAGATGTAGTTGGAGATGAGTCATTTGAAGTAATGAGCAAAATTGGAACTGGAGATTTTATAGGGATCAAAGGTGGAGTATTTAAAACAGGTAAGGGAGAATTCACGTTAAGAGCGACTGACTTTGAATTTTTATCTAAAAATATCAAACCATTGCCAGATAAATTCCACGGATTAACAGATGTAGAAACTAGATATAGACAAAGATATGTAGATCTTATCATGAATAGAGAAGTTAAGGATACATTCATCAAAAGAACTAAAATTATAAGTCATATAAGAAATATCTTAACACAAAAGGATTTCTTGGAAGTTGAAACTCCTATGATGCATCCAATCGTTGGAGGAGCTTCTGCCAGACCTTTCGTAACACACCATAACACTTTAGATATGCAGTTATACTTAAGAATAGCTCCAGAATTATACCTGAAAAGGTTAATTGTTGGTGGATTTGATAAAGTATTCGAAATAAACAGAAACTTTAGAAATGAAGGAATATCTACCAGACATAACCCTGAATTTACAATGATGGAACTATACCAGGCATATGCTGACTTTGAAGACATGATGGACATTACAGAAGAGATTATCACCAGTTGTGCAAAAGAAGTACTTGGAACAACTGACGTTGTATACAATGGTAAAGAACTAAAATTAGAAGGTTTCAAAAGAATACACATGGTAGACATCGTAAAAGAAGTTACCGGTGTAGACTTCTGGCCTGAGATGAGTGTAGAAGCTGCTAAAGAATTAGCAAAAGCAAATGAAGTGCACTTAGCTCCTCATATGGATACAGTAGGACATATCATCAATGAATTCTTCGAGCAGAAATGTGAGGATACAATAGTACAGCCTACATTTGTAATGGGTCATCCGGTAGAGATCTCTCCATTAGCGAAGAGAACAAAGGACGATGGCAGATTTACAGATAGATTTGAGCTGTTTATCGATGCAAGGGAATATGGAAACGCATTCTCAGAGTTAAATGATCCTGCAGATCAAAAAGGTAGATTTGAAGAGCAAGTAGCAGAAGCTACAAAGGGTAACGAAGAAGCTAATGCCGTAATTGATGAAGATTACATCAATGCGTTGGAGTACGGTCTTCCGCCAACAGGAGGATTAGGAATCGGGATCGATAGATTAGTAATGTTATTAACAGGAGCACCGTCAATTAGAGACGTAATCATGTTCCCGCAAATGAGAAAAAAATAG
- a CDS encoding RrF2 family transcriptional regulator, translated as MTTTKKTKYSLRALVYMACNPEKKFSVKEISEKEEISKRYLEQIFLTLKKSGLIISSKGAQGGYLLARSPKEISVADVLDVMENTREAGCCSSYNLETLESVLEKEVWEKMDEKIKELTENISLEDLKEKYNDGGTDIYYI; from the coding sequence ATGACAACTACAAAAAAAACTAAATACAGCTTGAGAGCTTTGGTATATATGGCCTGCAATCCGGAAAAAAAATTTAGTGTCAAAGAAATTTCTGAAAAAGAAGAGATCTCAAAGAGATATCTGGAGCAGATATTTTTAACCCTAAAAAAGTCAGGGTTAATCATAAGCAGTAAGGGAGCCCAGGGAGGATATCTCCTGGCCAGGTCTCCAAAGGAAATAAGTGTTGCTGATGTTTTAGATGTAATGGAGAATACCCGGGAAGCAGGCTGTTGCAGCAGCTATAATTTAGAAACATTGGAATCCGTCTTGGAAAAAGAAGTGTGGGAAAAGATGGATGAAAAAATAAAAGAACTAACTGAAAATATAAGTTTAGAAGATTTAAAAGAGAAATACAATGACGGTGGTACGGATATTTATTATATATAA
- the mutL gene encoding DNA mismatch repair endonuclease MutL — translation MSRIRILDESVSNIIAAGEVVENPASMIKELIENSLDAGAGSIRVEVKNNGRDVRLVDTGMGMGKEDLFLCVERHATSKIKDKGDIFNLTSYGFRGEALASIGSISKMIISSKTNDSKTGHKINLNAGKVTKYEEISRAVGTEIVIKDLFFNTPARLKFLRKKSTEYARIREIVLKEALYNTEVSFSLLLDGREVVKTSGRGIENTILELFGRNTLKNSTKFSLGYWGNMNLLKSNKDSIYTYVNGRYVKSKTIEKAVLDAYYTKLTRGRYPFAIIFFDISPDLVDINVHPSKKIIKFVDEDGVYREILDCLTDAIYRDDRKNSISLKIEEDGDENQSPIQNNLLDFEELENLITPRVNKVIKTEQPALIKEEKLKNKVSERIAKAYRYSQEYEATLPSVPPLEIKEDEIPPEKGKESVEIEKILVAEKQNDEDHENPEEVNEIKNDYRVLAQLHNMYILVETEEELEIYDQHIVHERILYEKLKDKHYNKKISVQNLLVPIKLELNGYETEIVRGNLELFSEFGFEVEEFCDNEILIRGVPIFNFRVGVEDTFRYLLENLGGGDPREKVIISMSCRNAIKAGEKLTLEEMETLISDLHKVGKYTCPHGRPIILKMTFDEMNKKFNRK, via the coding sequence ATGAGTAGGATAAGAATACTGGATGAAAGTGTATCTAATATAATTGCAGCGGGAGAGGTAGTAGAGAATCCAGCCAGCATGATAAAGGAACTGATAGAAAACTCACTGGATGCCGGGGCAGGATCTATCAGAGTAGAGGTAAAAAATAATGGTCGAGATGTAAGGCTTGTTGATACAGGGATGGGAATGGGAAAAGAAGATTTGTTTCTATGTGTGGAGAGACATGCTACTAGCAAGATTAAGGATAAAGGGGATATCTTTAATCTTACTAGCTATGGATTCAGAGGTGAAGCACTGGCCTCTATAGGATCTATATCCAAGATGATTATTTCCAGTAAAACCAATGATTCCAAAACCGGACATAAGATAAATTTAAATGCCGGAAAGGTCACTAAATATGAAGAAATATCCAGAGCGGTTGGAACAGAAATAGTCATCAAAGATCTTTTTTTTAATACTCCGGCAAGACTTAAATTTTTGAGGAAAAAATCTACTGAATATGCACGGATAAGGGAGATTGTTTTAAAGGAAGCCCTCTACAACACCGAGGTTTCATTTTCTCTGCTTTTAGATGGGAGGGAGGTCGTAAAAACCAGTGGTCGTGGGATAGAAAATACGATCTTAGAACTATTCGGGAGAAATACACTGAAAAATTCAACAAAATTTTCTCTGGGATACTGGGGAAATATGAATCTCCTAAAATCAAATAAGGATTCTATATACACCTATGTAAACGGCAGATATGTCAAATCTAAAACCATTGAAAAAGCTGTTTTAGATGCTTATTATACTAAATTAACCAGAGGCAGATATCCCTTTGCAATAATATTTTTTGATATCTCACCTGATTTAGTAGATATCAATGTTCATCCCTCTAAAAAAATCATTAAATTTGTGGATGAAGATGGTGTATACAGGGAAATATTAGATTGTTTAACCGATGCTATCTACAGAGATGACAGGAAAAATTCTATCTCACTAAAAATAGAGGAAGATGGGGATGAAAATCAAAGTCCGATCCAAAATAACCTGTTAGATTTTGAAGAGCTGGAAAATTTAATAACTCCCAGGGTAAATAAAGTGATAAAAACGGAGCAGCCTGCCCTGATAAAAGAAGAAAAATTAAAGAATAAGGTCAGTGAGAGGATTGCTAAGGCTTACAGGTACAGTCAGGAATATGAGGCCACTCTCCCTTCTGTTCCTCCTTTGGAAATAAAGGAAGATGAAATTCCTCCAGAAAAGGGGAAAGAATCCGTTGAAATCGAAAAGATCCTTGTGGCAGAAAAGCAGAATGATGAAGATCATGAAAATCCAGAAGAAGTGAATGAGATTAAAAATGATTACAGGGTTTTAGCCCAACTCCATAATATGTATATCCTGGTTGAGACAGAGGAAGAGTTGGAGATCTATGATCAGCATATTGTCCACGAGAGGATCCTATATGAAAAATTAAAGGATAAACACTACAACAAAAAAATATCTGTTCAAAATTTATTAGTCCCTATAAAATTGGAGTTGAATGGATATGAAACTGAGATTGTCAGGGGTAATTTGGAGTTGTTCAGTGAATTTGGTTTTGAGGTAGAGGAATTTTGTGACAATGAAATTTTAATCAGAGGAGTTCCGATATTCAACTTTAGAGTCGGTGTAGAAGATACATTCAGGTACCTGCTGGAAAACTTAGGCGGTGGTGACCCCAGGGAAAAAGTGATCATATCCATGTCTTGCAGAAATGCTATAAAGGCAGGGGAAAAATTGACCCTGGAGGAGATGGAAACCTTGATATCGGATCTGCATAAGGTTGGGAAATATACCTGCCCCCATGGCAGGCCGATAATATTAAAGATGACTTTTGATGAGATGAATAAAAAGTTTAATCGGAAATAA